The following proteins are encoded in a genomic region of Maniola jurtina chromosome 17, ilManJurt1.1, whole genome shotgun sequence:
- the LOC123874037 gene encoding uncharacterized protein LOC123874037 — MPFLLGRTSKKLDDCSLQITPFTMVCGVRCDGKKKLARLVRSSSSSGLRKNNPRSRWELPPLPNAPRTPHLAPPARYRSRILRIPLATALARARGGAERDARLPPSYAFRAFSLLCRLGAY, encoded by the exons ATGCCATTCTTACTaggaagaactagcaagaaactcgacgatTGCTCTTTGCAAATTACTCCATTTACAATGG TGTGTGGCGTGCGGTGCGATGGAAAGAAAAAACTGGCTCGCCTGGTACGTAGCTCGAGCAGCAGTGGCCTGAGGAAGAATAACCCCAGGAGTCGATGGGAGCTGCCACCGCTTCCGAACGCGCCCCGCACCCCGCACCTCGCGCCGCCCGCTCGATACAGATCACGCATTCTACGAATACCTTTAGCCACGGCGCTG GCGCGCGCCCGCGGCGGCGCGGAGCGAGATGCTAGATTGCCACCGAGTTACGCCTTCCGCGCGTTCTCGTTATTATGTAGGTTGGGCGCGTATTAG